The following are from one region of the Oreochromis aureus strain Israel breed Guangdong linkage group 1, ZZ_aureus, whole genome shotgun sequence genome:
- the muc15 gene encoding mucin-15: protein MRLLLLLLLVQAFHLASLQYTTDSPGRTIDKSWLRARGKIPEGSANTTFTKGKDEGVNVTESNNDYSGTSSGSMATYSGEEEISGNEKWEDQNVTTTTLSPGVQNGTIEPTALPPTTTADPTNSSQINMTGTEGEFNKTVSPRNSTSFPDYSNRTDLDSKTSVPETNTTEEHTTTLTTTLVPGINATTTTSSPTTVFLPDVPETTTAAAPNTPEKVNKTDKSASLAGSSDTDEGFATDPQISKRRDAWGAVLGTAVVVAFVGLVAFVILKKKQQKAFSHRKLVEEYPSEPVLRLDNSEPMDLKFGAYYNPGVQGDTIQMTNLPGRR, encoded by the exons ATGAgacttctcctccttctcctgctTGTCCAGGCATTCCACCTGGCATCACTCCAATATACAACAGACTCTCCAGGGAGAACGATTGATAAGAGTTGGTTGCGCGCACGAGGCAAAATTCCAGAAGGAAGTGCGAATACTACGTTTACTAAAGGAAAGGATGAGGGAGTTAATGTTACAGAGTCAAATAATGACTACAGTGGGACATCATCTGGCTCAATGGCAACATATTCAGGAGAAGAGGAAATTAGTGGAAATGAGAAATGGGAGGATCAGAATGTTACCACCACGACCCTGAGTCCTGGAGTTCAAAACGGTACGATCGAGCCAACCGCGCTGCCGCCGACCACAACCGCAGATCCCACAAACTCAAGCCAGATCAACATGACGGGAACTGAAGGGGAATTTAATAAAACGGTGAGCCCGCGTAACTCCACCAGCTTCCCAGATTACTCTAATCGCACCGATTTAGACTCGAAAACCTCGGTTCCAGAGACCAACACTACAGAAGAGCACACAACAACTCTGACCACAACACTGGTACCAGGAATAAACGCGACAACAACCACATCTTCACCTACAACGGTGTTTCTTCCCGACGTCCCGGAGACTACAACTGCTGCTGCTCCAAACACGCCTGAGAAGGTCAACAAGACAGACAAAAGCGCCAGCTTAGCAGGCAGCTCCGATACAG ACGAAGGTTTCGCAACAGATCCCCAGATCAGTAAACGACGCGACGCCTGGGGAGCTGTGCTGGGAACAGCCGTGGTTGTGGCATTTGTGGGACTGGTGGCCTTCGTAAtcctgaagaagaagcaacagAAGGCCTTCTCTCACAGGAAGCTGGTTGAGGAGTATCCTTCCGAGCCAG TTCTCAGATTAGACAACAGTGAGCCTATGGACTTGAAGTTTGGTGCCTACTACAACCCAGGAGTACAAGGGGACACCATCCAAATGACCAACCTTCCAGGACGCCGTTGA